The following are encoded together in the Cicer arietinum cultivar CDC Frontier isolate Library 1 chromosome 2, Cicar.CDCFrontier_v2.0, whole genome shotgun sequence genome:
- the LOC101509218 gene encoding uncharacterized protein: protein MEVAEENKRREMDNITASEIAGLGVGVLLLSATIAAPKIDAFFSTSQRSSLGMCKRCGNIRRLACSSCKGTGSVKEGGLLNFNLVDDLYETLGNSESSVKKIACVKCQAKGYFPCPNCSKL from the exons ATGGAAGTAGCTgaagaaaacaaaagaagaGAAATGGATAATATTACAGCAAGCGAGATAGCTGGTTTGGGGGTTGGTGTTCTTCTTCTTTCTGCCACCATTGCTGCTCCCAAAATCGATGCTTTCTTCTCTACTTCTCAACGCAG CTCATTGGGAATGTGCAAGCGATGTGGCAATATAAGAAGATTGGCTTGCTCTAGCTGCAAAGGAACTGGATCAGTCAAAGAAGGAGGGTTACTTAATTTTAACCTCGTTGATGATTTGTATGAAACACTCGGTAATAGCGAATCATCGGTGAAGAAGATAGCATGTGTAAAATGTCAAGCCAAAGGTTACTTTCCATGTCCTAATTGTTCTAAACTATAA